The Populus alba chromosome 4, ASM523922v2, whole genome shotgun sequence genome contains a region encoding:
- the LOC118036547 gene encoding auxin-responsive protein SAUR24-like: MMAIRLPRILQAKQNLLRGSSPARDVRKDYVAVYVGEEEKKRFVIPVSHLNQPSFQELLSKAEEEFGFDHQMGGLTIPCREDIFIDLTSRLNGS, encoded by the coding sequence ATGATGGCTATTCGCTTGCCTCGTATTCTTCAAGCTAAGCAAAATCTTCTTCGAGGATCATCTCCAGCTAGGGATGTTCGAAAGGACTATGTTGCAGTATAtgttggagaagaagagaagaaaagatttGTGATTCCAGTGTCACACTTGAACCAGCCTTCATTTCAAGAGCTGCTAAGTAAAGCTGAAGAGGAATTTGGATTTGATCATCAAATGGGTGGTCTCACAATTCCTTGTCGGGAAGACATCTTCATCGATCTCACTTCTCGCTTAAATGGGTCATAA
- the LOC118036544 gene encoding auxin-responsive protein SAUR21-like, whose protein sequence is MAILLKGIMTAKQILRRSNLLANQATEVPKGFFAVYVGESQKKRFTVPISFLNQPSFQELLRIAEEEFGYNHPMGGLTLPCREDTFIDIISGLNLS, encoded by the coding sequence ATGGCCATCCTTCTTAAGGGTATCATGACTGCTAAGCAAATTCTCCGTCGGTCAAATTTGCTTGCTAACCAAGCAACCGAAGTTCCTAAAGGCTTCTTTGCGGTCTATGTTGGAGAGAGCCAAAAGAAAAGATTCACTGTTCCAATCTCATTCTTGAATCAACCTTCATTCCAAGAATTGCTAAGAATAGCCGAAGAAGAATTCGGATATAATCATCCGATGGGCGGTCTTACACTTCCTTGCCGAGAAGATACCTTTATTGACATCATTTCAGGCTTGAATTTATCATAA
- the LOC118036546 gene encoding auxin-responsive protein SAUR24-like, whose protein sequence is MMAIRLPRILQAKQNLLRGSSPARDVRKGYVAVYVGEEEKKRFVIPVSHLNQPSFQELLSKAEEEFGFDHQMGGLTIPCREDIFIDLTSRLNGS, encoded by the coding sequence ATGATGGCTATTCGTTTGCCTCGTATTCTTCAAGCTAAGCAAAATCTTCTTCGAGGATCATCTCCAGCTAGGGATGTTCGAAAAGGCTATGTTGCAGTATAtgttggagaagaagagaagaaaagatttGTGATTCCAGTGTCACACTTGAACCAGCCTTCATTTCAAGAGCTGCTAAGTAAAGCTGAAGAGGAATTTGGATTTGATCATCAAATGGGTGGTCTCACAATTCCTTGTCGGGAAGACATCTTCATCGATCTCACTTCTCGCTTAAATGGGTCATAA
- the LOC118036543 gene encoding auxin-responsive protein SAUR24-like yields MMAIRLPRILQAKQNLLRGSSPARDVRKGYVAVYVGEEEKKRFVIPVSHLNQPSFQELLSKAEEEFGFDHQMGGLTIPCREDIFIDLTSRLNGS; encoded by the coding sequence ATGATGGCTATTCGCTTGCCTCGTATTCTTCAAGCTAAGCAAAATCTTCTTCGAGGATCATCTCCAGCTAGGGATGTTCGAAAGGGCTATGTTGCAGTATAtgttggagaagaagagaagaaaagatttGTGATTCCAGTGTCACACTTGAACCAGCCTTCATTTCAAGAGCTGCTAAGTAAAGCTGAAGAGGAATTTGGATTTGATCATCAAATGGGTGGTCTCACAATTCCTTGTCGAGAAGACATCTTCATCGATCTCACTTCTCGCTTAAATGGGTCATAA